From the Pseudopipra pipra isolate bDixPip1 chromosome 22, bDixPip1.hap1, whole genome shotgun sequence genome, one window contains:
- the PEX10 gene encoding peroxisome biogenesis factor 10 isoform X2 produces the protein MLGARPWLQWRREVELLSDVAYFVLTTLSGYQTLGEEYVSIIQVDPSRKKVPSLLRRATFISLHTVVPYCLEKALLHLEHELQEEGEESRSAGSGPAPALPSRTFLRSWIRRRLGQLPEQQRKTASQAVYVLKQSIPLLHRLHLALFYIHGTFYHLSKRVAGISYLHFGGLQGEDQSVRTSYKFLGIISLFHLLLTIGVQVYSFKQRHRARQEWKLHRNLAHQKNTSKDKAPGRQSRCTLCLEERRHSTATPCGHLFCWECITAWCNTRAECPLCREKFHPQKLIYLRHYQL, from the exons ATGTTAG GTGCCCGGCCCTGGCTGCAGTGGCGGCGGGAGGTGGAGCTGCTCTCCGATGTGGCCTATTTCGTGCTCACCACGCTCTCAG GGTATCAGACTCTGGGCGAGGAGTACGTGAGCATCATCCAGGTCGACCCCAGCAGGAAGAAGGTGCCTTCTCTGCTCCGCCGGGCCACCTTCATCTCCCTGCACACCGTGGTGCCCTACTGCCTGGAGAAGGCCCTGCTGCACCTGGAGCAcgagctgcaggaggagggtgaggagTCCCGGAGCGCCGGGAGCGGCCCAGCACCGGCACTGCCCAGCAGGACCTTCCTGCGCAGCTGGATCCGCAGGCGGCTGGGGCAGCTCCcggagcagcagaggaaaacagcctCCCAAGCTGTGTATGTCCTGAAACAATCCATCCCCCTGCTGCACCGGCTCCACCTGGCGCTGTTCTACATCCACGGCACCTTCTACCACCTCTCGAAAAGGGTCGCGGGCATCTCGTAT CTGCATTTTGGAGGACTGCAGGGAGAAGATCAGAGTGTCCGGACAAGTTACAAGTTCCTTGGAATAATCTCCCTCTTCCATCTCCTGCTGACCATTGGAGTTCAGGTGTACAGCTTCAAACAGAGGCACAGGGCGAGGCAGGAGTGGAAGCTGCACCGCAACCTCGCCCACCAGAA AAACACCAGCAAGGACAAGGCTCCTGGGCGCCAGTCCCGCTGCACCCTGTGCTTGGAGGAGCggaggcacagcacagccaccccCTGTGGGCACCTCTTCTGCTGGGAGTGCATCACTGCCTGGTGCAACACCAGG
- the PEX10 gene encoding peroxisome biogenesis factor 10 isoform X1, with protein sequence MAAAGPARLVRGGQKDELYRAGLRSGAGTALRGLAGARPWLQWRREVELLSDVAYFVLTTLSGYQTLGEEYVSIIQVDPSRKKVPSLLRRATFISLHTVVPYCLEKALLHLEHELQEEGEESRSAGSGPAPALPSRTFLRSWIRRRLGQLPEQQRKTASQAVYVLKQSIPLLHRLHLALFYIHGTFYHLSKRVAGISYLHFGGLQGEDQSVRTSYKFLGIISLFHLLLTIGVQVYSFKQRHRARQEWKLHRNLAHQKNTSKDKAPGRQSRCTLCLEERRHSTATPCGHLFCWECITAWCNTRAECPLCREKFHPQKLIYLRHYQL encoded by the exons ATGGCggcggcgggcccggcgcgGCTGGTGCGGGGCGGGCAGAAGGACGAGCTGTACCGGGCCGGGCTGCGCAGCGGGGCCGGCACCGCGCTGCGGGGGCTGGCGG GTGCCCGGCCCTGGCTGCAGTGGCGGCGGGAGGTGGAGCTGCTCTCCGATGTGGCCTATTTCGTGCTCACCACGCTCTCAG GGTATCAGACTCTGGGCGAGGAGTACGTGAGCATCATCCAGGTCGACCCCAGCAGGAAGAAGGTGCCTTCTCTGCTCCGCCGGGCCACCTTCATCTCCCTGCACACCGTGGTGCCCTACTGCCTGGAGAAGGCCCTGCTGCACCTGGAGCAcgagctgcaggaggagggtgaggagTCCCGGAGCGCCGGGAGCGGCCCAGCACCGGCACTGCCCAGCAGGACCTTCCTGCGCAGCTGGATCCGCAGGCGGCTGGGGCAGCTCCcggagcagcagaggaaaacagcctCCCAAGCTGTGTATGTCCTGAAACAATCCATCCCCCTGCTGCACCGGCTCCACCTGGCGCTGTTCTACATCCACGGCACCTTCTACCACCTCTCGAAAAGGGTCGCGGGCATCTCGTAT CTGCATTTTGGAGGACTGCAGGGAGAAGATCAGAGTGTCCGGACAAGTTACAAGTTCCTTGGAATAATCTCCCTCTTCCATCTCCTGCTGACCATTGGAGTTCAGGTGTACAGCTTCAAACAGAGGCACAGGGCGAGGCAGGAGTGGAAGCTGCACCGCAACCTCGCCCACCAGAA AAACACCAGCAAGGACAAGGCTCCTGGGCGCCAGTCCCGCTGCACCCTGTGCTTGGAGGAGCggaggcacagcacagccaccccCTGTGGGCACCTCTTCTGCTGGGAGTGCATCACTGCCTGGTGCAACACCAGG